In one Nitrospirota bacterium genomic region, the following are encoded:
- a CDS encoding GerMN domain-containing protein — protein MNNKTVWITLIVFFFIAGAAGSYLFLRYFGPAPNQPLPNESRIQSLEGQDLMVIRLSLPTNGKLEMTDKKIPRRTKNIAIAEAVIEEFFRTPASGSPVPQGVKVLGVYRDSSQNLYVDLSDELRRNFQGDALSEFLVLKGLHDSLLANLQDFQDLKVLVEGKEIESLGGHFYLKYPLKNTLLGDQRAEGKPAHD, from the coding sequence GTGAATAACAAAACTGTCTGGATCACCCTGATCGTTTTCTTCTTCATCGCCGGCGCTGCAGGCAGCTACCTCTTCTTGCGCTATTTTGGACCTGCACCAAACCAGCCTCTGCCCAACGAGTCCAGGATTCAGTCGCTTGAAGGACAGGACCTCATGGTCATCAGGCTCTCCCTGCCGACAAACGGAAAACTTGAGATGACCGACAAGAAAATCCCGAGGAGGACAAAAAACATTGCCATCGCCGAAGCGGTGATCGAAGAGTTTTTCAGGACGCCTGCAAGCGGCTCACCGGTTCCTCAGGGCGTGAAAGTGTTAGGCGTGTACCGGGATTCCAGTCAGAACCTTTATGTTGATCTTTCTGATGAACTGCGAAGGAATTTCCAGGGCGATGCACTCTCGGAGTTCCTTGTTCTGAAAGGTCTGCATGACAGTCTGCTTGCCAATCTGCAGGACTTTCAGGACCTGAAGGTCCTTGTCGAGGGTAAAGAGATTGAGTCCCTTGGCGGCCACTTTTATCTGAAGTATCCATTGAAAAACACGCTCCTCGGAGATCAAAGAGCAGAAGGCAAACCTGCGCATGACTGA
- a CDS encoding glutamate racemase, giving the protein MTERQRPIGIFDSGIGGLTVLKEIFDKLPDENTIYLGDTARVPYGIRSPETVTRYSFENTRFLSSRNVKILVIACNTASSVSLDAVRRSFPVPVVGVIEPGAKAAVAATKMKKIGVIGTEATVRSGSYTRAIQKIDPSIDVVSVPCPLFVPLVEEGWTDGQITEMVAARYLADMRGKGIDTLVLGCTHYPLLKHVLSTVMGDGVTLIDSAIETAREISAVLAAQGLTNIPGQPVRHEFYVTDSPQKFLSVGERFLGRTIENIEKIQLEMEV; this is encoded by the coding sequence ATGACTGAAAGACAGAGGCCGATCGGCATTTTCGATTCCGGGATCGGCGGCCTTACCGTGCTGAAGGAGATCTTCGATAAACTTCCTGACGAAAACACTATTTATCTCGGGGACACTGCCCGCGTTCCCTATGGAATCCGGTCTCCCGAGACGGTCACGCGCTATTCGTTTGAGAACACCCGATTCCTTTCCTCAAGAAATGTGAAGATACTGGTCATTGCCTGCAATACTGCTTCGTCTGTCAGCCTTGATGCCGTGCGCAGGAGTTTTCCGGTTCCTGTTGTCGGCGTTATCGAGCCGGGAGCCAAGGCTGCTGTAGCGGCAACCAAAATGAAGAAAATCGGCGTCATCGGCACAGAAGCTACGGTCAGAAGCGGCTCTTACACCCGCGCAATCCAGAAGATCGATCCTTCCATAGACGTGGTCAGCGTCCCCTGCCCGCTCTTTGTCCCGCTTGTGGAAGAAGGCTGGACAGACGGGCAGATAACTGAGATGGTTGCAGCGCGTTATCTTGCCGATATGCGGGGCAAGGGCATTGATACACTGGTCCTGGGATGCACGCATTATCCACTTCTGAAGCATGTGCTTTCAACGGTCATGGGAGACGGGGTAACACTGATTGATTCGGCTATCGAAACGGCCCGTGAAATCAGTGCTGTTCTTGCTGCTCAGGGGCTGACGAACATACCAGGGCAACCGGTCAGGCATGAGTTTTATGTAACAGACTCTCCTCAGAAGTTTCTCTCCGTCGGAGAGCGCTTTCTTGGCAGAACAATCGAGAACATTGAGAAGATACAACTTGAAATGGAGGTTTAG